The sequence GGAAAGACGTGAGCGCCGCGCTGCGCGAGTCGCGCTCGGGCGTCGAGCGCGTGCCGGAGCTCGCGGAGATCGCTGGGATGCGCACGCAGCTCGCGGCGCGCGTGAAGGACTTCGCGACGCCGGCGCACTACGACCGCAAGCGCACGCGCAGCATGGGCCGCGTGGCGCTGCTTGCCACGCGCGCCACCGAGCTCGCACTGCAGGATGCGGGGCTGATCGGCGACGAGGTGTTGGGGAGCGGCGCGACGGGCATCTCGTACGGCTCGACCTCGGGCAGCCCGCCTGCGGTCGAGAGCTATGCGCGCAAGTTCATGCTCGAACGCACGCTCTCGGGCATTCGCCCCAACGACTACGTGCAGCACATGAGCCACACCGTCGCGGCGAACCTCGCGCAGTTCTTCGGCGTGCGCGGGCGGATTCAGGCGACGTGCACCGCGTGTACGTCAGGCAGCCAGGGCATCGGCTACGGAGTGGAAGCGATTCGATTCGGCCTGCAGGAAGTGATGATCGCCGGCGGCGCGGAGGAGTATCACGCGCTCGACGCTGCGGTCTTCGACGTGCTCTACGCGACGTCCGCGCGCAACGAAGAGCCGTCGCGCACGCCGCGCCCCTTCGATGCGGAGCGTGATGGCCTCGTCGTCGGCGAGGGCGCGGCGACGTTCGTGCTCGAGAGCCTCGAACGCGCGCGCGCCCGGGGCGTGCGCATTCACGCGGAGATCGTGGGGTTCGCGACGAACTGCGACGGCGTGCACATCACGAACCCCGATGCGGGCGGCATGCAGCGCGCGATCGAGCTCGCGCTGCGCAGCGCAGGGCTCAGCGCGCGCGAGATCGGCTACGTGAACGCGCACGCGACCGCGACCGAGGCGGGCGACATCGCCGAGAGCCAAGCCACGTTCGGGGCCCTCGGGCGCGTGCCGATCAGCTCGCTGAAGGGCGCGCTCGGCCATACGCTCGGCGCGTGCGGCGCGCTCGAGGCGTGGCTCACGCTCTAGATGCAGCGCGAAGGCTGGTTCGCGCACACGCTGAACCTCGAGCGCGTCGACGAGCGCTGCGCGCCGCTCGACTACATCGTGAGCGCGCCTCGCGCGCTCGACTGCGAGTACGCGATGACCAACAACTTCGCGTTCGGCGGCGTGAATACGTCGCTGATCCTGCGCCGGTGGCGCGAGTAGGAGGCGACGATGCACCTGACGACGACCCTCGCGCTGGCACTCGTGTGGAGCCTTGCCGCCGCGCCCGCCAGCGCTCGCAACACATTCCACGATCTCGATGTCGCGAGGGCCAAGGCCGAGGGCTCTGGTCGCGAGAACGTGCTCGACGTGCCGGTGTTCATGGCCGGTGAAGTGCACGCGCCGATTGCGCAAGACCTCGGCGTCTTCCCCGCGAACCGCAGCACGAATGCGGCGAACAAGTCGGACGAGAAGGCCTGTCAGATCGCGTTTCTCTCTGCGCTGATCGCGCTGCAGTCGAAGGCGCGTGCCCTCGGCGCCGACTCGGTCGTCGACGTGCGTTCGATCACGAAGCGGCGCGAGCTCGAGAGCGCGACGCAGTATCGCTGCGTCGCGGGCGCATTCGTCGCGAGCGTCGCGCTCTCGGGGCGCATGGTGAAACTCGCGAAGTAGTCAGGAGGCCTCGTGTCCGATCTGCTGCTCAAATCGCTCGGGCTCTCGCCGGAGCTGCACGCTTATCTCGTCGCGCACGGGACGCCGCCGGATGCGGTGCAGCGTGAGCTGATCGCGGAGACCGCGAAGCTCGGGCCGATCTCGATCATGCAGGTCGCGCCGGAGCAGGGCGCGTTTCTCACGCTGATTGCCAAGCTGATCGGCGCGCGCGAGGCGGTCGAGGTGGGCACGTTCACGGGCTACTCGTCGCTCGCGATCGCACGCGGTCTCGCGGCCGGCGGGCGCCTGCTCTGCTGCGACGTCTCGCACGAGTGGACCGCGCTCGCGCGCAAGGCGTGGGAGCGCGCGGGCGTCGCGGATCGCATCGAGCTGCGCATCGCGCCAGCGGCGGAGACGCTGCGCGCGCTGCCGGAGACGCCGCGCTTCGACCTCGCCTTCATCGACGCCGACAAGGTGAACTACGCGACTTATTACGAAGAGATCCTGAAGCGCACGCGCTCGGGCGGCCTGATCTGCGTCGACAACGTGCTGTGGAACGGCGCGGTGATCGACGCGTCGGCGCAGGACGAGAACACGCGCGCGATTCGCGCCTTCAACGACACGGTCGCTGCAGACACGCGCGTCGACTGCGTGATGACGCCGATCTCGGACGGGCTCACGCTGCTGCGCAAGAAATGAGAAGCGCCGCTGGAGGATCGCTCCAGCGGCGCAGCGTCGAACAGGGCCGACGTTAGAAGCGGTAGCTGACGCCGAGGCTCAGACCGAGATAGTCGAGGTCCGAGAGATCGCCGGTGCCGATGTTGTAGACCGACTCCACGTTGAACGCGGCGTTCTCCGTGAAGTAGAAGTCGAGGCCGCCACCGACCTTCGCGACGAACGCGCTCTCGTCACCCGAGCCAAGACCGGTGATGCCCGCCTTCGCGAACATGCCGCCGACGCCAGCCATTAGGTACGGCTGGATCTGCTCCTGCATCAGGAAGAACTTGCCGTTCAGCGTGACGAGGGTCGACTTCAGCTTCACGTTCGAAGAGCCCGCGAAGTCGCCCGAGTAGTCGACCTGACCCTCGAGCGCGAGGTTCGGCGTCATCCGGTAGCCGAGGCGGCCCGAGGCGCCGACTGCGGCCTCGTCCGAGTCGCTGAGGAACGCGCCGACGACGCCGAGTTGCCCGTAGACGCCGGGCCGTGCGTAGTCCTGCGCGAAGGCCGATTGCGCCGCGAAGGCGACGAGAGCTGCGAGCAGTAATCAGATCTTCTTCATGGGTCCCCCTTGTCGCCGCGGATTGCGGCGCGTTGGCTACGACGTTCGGCGGCTCGAGAAGTTCACGCTGGCCGGCGTCGTCCGAGGTTTCGGACGAACGGCGCGACTCGTTAGGGATGAATTTGCGCGCGGAGAGCGACGGTCGTCACAAAGCGCGGCCGCCGCAGATGGGCGGACGTGCGGCGCGTCACCTGCGAGGGCTCATCCACCCAGCATCACGGCCACGAGCTCGGCCTGGCGGTGTACGCCCGCCTTCACGAAAGCCTGCTTGAGGTGGCAGCGCACGGTCTCGATCGAGATGCCGAGCTGCAGCGCGATCTGCGGAACTGTTAGGCCTCTCGCGAGTCGCTCCGCGACGAGCGACTCCGAGGCCGTGAACCCGAAGCGCACGCGCGCCGAAACGATGACGTGCGGCTCGCGCGGACGAACGATGAGCAGCGCCGCATCGAGCGCGGGCCCGAGCGGCAGGGCGCGCATCGCGAACACCGCGGTCTGCGAGAGCGAGAGCTCCATCTCGTCCGTCGCGCGCTGATCGCGAATCGCGTCGCGCACCCCCTCGAACAACGCGGCCAGCTTCGGGCCGGCGCTCTCGGAAAGGCGACCGTTCATCGCGGCGACGCCCATCGTCGACGCCATCAATCGCCGCCCGGCGGCGTTGGCGCCGAGGATTTCGCCGTCCGAGCGGACCACGAACTGGGCGTCCGGATGCGACTCGAAGCAGGCGGAGCTGAAGTCGCTGTGCGGAGTCGCGAAGCGGCCACCCGCTGGGGCCCGAAACGACGGCCGAGAGAGGAACGATCGGAGCGGCTGGGCCATGCAAGCAAGATTGCGTTCTCGATCACACATCGCGCTGTGAACGAGTTCACACCCCCCGGCATCGAGCCGCCCGCCTCGCTCGCCTACGGCGCGAACGCTTCCAACGCCGCAGCGAAATCCTCCGCGTCGGGGCAGCGGGCCTCGACGTCGCGGTACGCGACGTATGCCGCGTGGAGCAGATGGCGTTTGGCGTGCGGGGAGGCCGGCGCGCCGTAGGCAGAGTCGCCCACGAGCGGATGCCCGAGGTGCGCGAAGCTGGCGCGGATCTGGTGCAGGAAGCCCGTCGCCGGGCGAGCCTCGACGAGGGTTGCGTCGCGCAGCCGCTCGAGCGCGCGCCAGGTCATGCGCGTGTGCCGCGAGCGCGGATCGCCCGCGGCGACGACGCGCACGCGCGCGGGCCGGTGCTGCGCGACGGCGAGCGGCAGCGCGAGCTCCCCGCTTCCGCTGAGCCCGCCGTGCACGATCGCGCGGTAGACCTTCTCGACTCGGTGCGCGCGAAAGCCGCCGCGCAGCTGCTCCCAGCGGCCCTGCTCCGTGGCGAAGAGGAGCGCGCCCGACGTGTCGACGTCGAGTCGGTGCACGACCCCGCTGCGCAGTCCCGCTTCGCCCACGCCCACGATCTCGGGGAACTTCGCGGCCACGAAGTTCAGCGCGGTGCCCGTTTCGCCGGGATCGAGCGGATGCACCGGCATGCCCGCGGGCTTCGCGACCGCGAGCCAGCCGGCCCCGCGCGCGAGCACGGGCAGCGCCAGCTCGGGCTGCGCGATCGGCTCCGCGTGCGCGCGCCCCGCGAAGCGCTGCACCGCGACGCGTTGCCCCGCCGCGAGCGGCGCACCCTTGTCCGCGAGCCCCACCGCGCGCGCGTCGACCTCGACCGCCCCGCGCTCGAGCAGACGCCGCGCCTCCGCGCGCGAGACGCGCAGCCCATCCGCGAGGAACGCATCCAGCCGCGCGCCGGCGTGCTCCGGCGTGACCTCGAGAGTGCGCGGGGCGGCGGGCATGCGCGGCGTGCATAGGCGACTCACGCGCAGCCCTCCACACGCGCAGCTGGGAAGCGATGTGCACCGATGTGCACGTACGTCCCAGGTGCGCGCTTTGGTGCACGTACGTCCCCTGTGCGCGAGCCCGGGTGCGCGTCCGCCCGCGCGCCCGATACCCTGGCTCGCTTCCCGCACGCCGAGGCCCCCATGCCCAGCTCCGCACGCACGCGCATTCAGGTGATGGACACGACGCTGCGCGACGGCGAGCAGACGCCGGAGATCTCGTACACGCCCGCCGAGAAGCTCCAGCTCGCGCAGACCTTGCTGGAAGACGTGGGCGTCGACCGCATCGAGATCGCGGGCACGCGCGTCTCCGAAGGCGAGCGCGAAGCCGCGCGCCAGATCTGCGCCTGGGCGAAGAAGCGCGATCTGCTGCCGCGCATCGAGATGCTCGGCTACGTCGACGGCACGCAGTCGATCGACTGGCTCGAATCGACGGGCGGGCGCGTGATGAACCTGCTCACGAAGGGCTCCGAGCGGCACTGTCTCCAGCAGCTGCGCATGCCGCCCGAGCAGCACCGCAAGCGCATCGCCGACGTGCTCGCCTACGCGCGCAAGCGCAAGGTGAAGATGAACGTCTACCTCGAAGACTGGTCGCAGGGCGTGAAGGACTCGCCCGACTACGTCTTCTCGATGATGCGCACGCTCGTGGAGCACGACGTCGCGCGCGTCTACCTCGCCGACACGCTCGGCATCCAGGCACCGCGCGACACCGCGCGCTCCGTGGACCTGATGGTCGCGAGTTGGCCGGACGTGCACTTCGAGTTCCACTGCCACAACGACTACGGCCTCGCGACGGCGAATTGCCTCGCCGCGGTCGAGGCCGGCGCGCGCGGCGTGCACACCAGCGTGAACGGCCTCGGCGAACGCGCGGGCAACACGCGGCTCGCGGAAGTCGTCGCGGCGCTGCACGACCACGGACCGTGGAAGACGGGCGTGAACGAGAAGAAGCTCGTGGCTGTCTCACGACTCGTGGAAATTGCGACGGGCAAAGAGGTCTCGGCGAACGCGCCGATCGTGGGCGCCGACGTGTTCACGCAGACCGCGGGCATTCACGCCGACGGCGACGCGAAGGGCGATCTCTACGAGTCGCGGCTCGCGCCCGCGCGCTTCGGGCGCCAGCGCGCCTACGCGCTCGGCAAGCTCTCGGGCAAAGCGTCGATCGACCAGAACCTCGCGAAGCTCGGCATCGAGCTTTCGACCGAAGCGCGCGATGCGGTGCTCGCGCGCGTCGTCGAGCTCGGCGACAAGAAGCGCAAGGTGATGCCCGAGGATTTGCGCTTTCTGATCGCGGACGTGCTGAAGACGCCGCGCGAGCAGCTGATGCGCGTCGCGTCGTACGAGGTGACGGTCGGCAGCGACGCCACGCCGAGCGCGCACCTCACGCTCGCGTACGGCAAGCAGCGCGCGACCGCGAGCGCGACGGGCGACGGCGGCTACGACGCGTTCATGAAGGCGCTCGCGAAGGCCGCGAAGAAGTTCGGCCTCGCGCTGCCGGAGCTGCGCGACTTCCGCGTGCGCATCGCGCCCGGCGGCGAGACCGACGCGCTGGTCGAGACGATCATCTCGTGGCGCGGCGAAGGCGGCGCGGAGAACTGGTCGACGATGGGCGTCGACTCCGACCAGCTCGCCGCCGCCGTGCTCGCGACGGAGAAAATGCTGAACCAGCTCCTCGCGGATCATCGGAGACGGTCGTGACGAGGCGCGGCCATCGAGTGGGCGCGAGCAAGAACCCCGCTGGCTCCGCTGCTCCGCGCTCGGCGCATGCAGCCGGCGGCGCCGTGCGCTGCGGCTGATCCGCTCCGACGTGACGCGACTTGGGGTGCGCTCGCTCGCCGTCGCCTGCGGCCTCCGCGCCCGGGGACGTTCCGCAAGTAAGTCAAGCAGCGTTCCGCGATCCGGAACCCTCCTTGCTTTCTTGCGGAACGTCCCCGCGCTTCTCTTGCTCTCGGCGCTGTGCCTCGCGCCGCCCGCGCTCGCGAAGAGCGACGAGCCCGACCCGCGCTATCAGCCGACGCAGTCGCTGCTCGAAGTGAACGCCGTGCTGCGGCGCCACATCTCGGACGACACGTATCGCTTCGCGCCCGCGCGCGACTTCACGGGTCGCAACGTCTACCGCAGCTCGCTGCTGCGCCTCGAGAATCTCGAGCGCGCGCACGAGGCTTCGCTCCGCGCCGGTGCGTGGGCGGAGGTGTTGCCCTTCGCGAAGGGGCGCGCGCTGGAGCGGCTGCGCGCCTACGACGTCGCGGCCGAGAGCTATCGCCGCGCCGCGGCGGCCGAGGGCGAGCTCGCGCAGGAGGCGCTGCGCAGCGCCGCCGTGTGCGACGCACTCGTTACGGCGACGAAGCGCGGCGAGGCGCCGCCCGCGGTGGGCTCCGACGACGCGCTGCTCGCGGCGCGCGAGGCGCGCATCGAGGAGATCGGCGCGCGGCGCACCAAGCTCGAGGAGCTGCTCGAGACCGCGCAAGGCACACACTACGCCGCGGTCGTGCGCGAGGAGATCGAGCGCAACGACCGCGAGCGGGCGCGGGTGCTCGTCTCGACGCGGCGCCTCTTCGCGGACGGCGCGGTGCGCGCACTCGCCGCGCTGCAGCGACTCGCGATCGATCACAAGGAGAGCAAGCTCGCGAACAGCCACGTGCTCGAGCTCGCCGAGCTGTACGCGACGCTCGCGCGCGAGTACGTCGAGGAGTACCCGCCCGAGTCGCCGGGCTTCGAGCCCGAGCGCTTCGAGGAGCTGGTGAACTCCGCAGCGCGCCTCTACGAGACCGTCTCGAACCAAGACGGCGCGACGGAGAAGCTCGAAGCCGCGCGCCGGCTCGAGGCCTTCCTCGCATTCACGTTGAAGGTGGATCGTGATCGCTTCACGCCCTAGGCACTTCTTTGCGAGCTCTCGAGGCTCCCGGAGCGGGGGCCGGTCGTGGCATCCCGCTGGAATGCTCGCCGCCTGCTTGTTGGGCACGGCCTGCACGACCTCGGCGCCGCCGTCGCGCAATCTGCTCGAGCCTGCGCCGCGCCTCTCCGCGCCGCTTCCCGATGACGCCGATCTCGCCGCGCGCGACGCCGCGCGATCTCTCTGGCGAAACGACGGGGCCGCGCTCGCGCGCAGCGTGGAGCGCCTCGAAGCGATCGAGGCCGCGCGCGAGAGCGAGAAGCTCGCGCCCACCGGCCTCGCTGCCGCCGCGCGCGATGCCGAGGCCGCGCTCCTGCCTGCGGGCCCCGCGCGCCGCACGGCGCAGGCGCGCGTGCTCGAGCGCGGCGACGTGCCGGCGGAGCTGCGCTCGCGCATCGAGCAAGACATCGCGGACGATCCGCTCCTGCTCGCGAAGAAGCGTCTGCGCGAGGACCGCATGGAGCGTTGGGGCGGCGCGGCGAACGAGGTGGCCGAAGGCATGGGCGGCTCGATCGTGACGCCGTTCTTCGTCCCGATTCGCCTCACGCAATCGCTCGTGCGCGTCGCTCTCGCGCTTCACGACGAGGAATCCCTGACAGCTCGCGAGCGGCAGGCGCTGAAGCACTGGAAGGACTTCGTCGAGGAGCAGCCCGACGCGCCGCAGGCCGCCGAGCTGATCGACAAGATCGAGGCCGCGCAGCTGCGCTGGATCGAGATGCAAGTCGACCGCGCCGTGCGCCAAGGCGAAGCGGCGATGGCGCAAGGCGAGCCCATCCTCGCCGCGTTCCTCGCCGAGCGCGCGCTCCGTTATCGCAGCGAAGACGCCGAGGCGGTCGACTTGCTTCAGCGCGCGACCGAGACGGGCCAAGCGTGGACGGAGAACCGCGCGCGCACGCTGCGCGCTGCCGACGCGGTCGCGCCGCTCGCGCCCGAGGAGTGGGCGCTCGCGCGCGCGCTCGTCGCGCCCGGCGCGGACCTAACAGCTGTCGCGCAGCCACTGCTCACGAGCGCGAACGCGCTCTCGCGTGAGGCGGCCGAGCTCGCGCTGGCACTCGCGGCGCGCGAGGCGGGCCGCGAGGTCGACGCGTTGGAGCGCATCGAGGCGCTCGCCAAGCGCGACAGCGCGATGGGCCGGCACGCGGCGGCCATGCTGGTCGACTTCGACGCGAACCCGTATCGCGCGTTTCGTCTCGCGCGGCGCGAGAAGACCAAGGAGAGCGCGAAGCAGCTGTTGTTCGGCCCGCTCGCCTACGGCGCGCGCGACCACGATCTGCCGCGCCCGATCGAGTGGCTCGCGGAGGTGCCGATGCTCACGAGCGTCGTGCTCGGCCTGCCCTCGCGCCTGATGGCGTTCC comes from Deltaproteobacteria bacterium and encodes:
- a CDS encoding helix-turn-helix transcriptional regulator, with amino-acid sequence MAQPLRSFLSRPSFRAPAGGRFATPHSDFSSACFESHPDAQFVVRSDGEILGANAAGRRLMASTMGVAAMNGRLSESAGPKLAALFEGVRDAIRDQRATDEMELSLSQTAVFAMRALPLGPALDAALLIVRPREPHVIVSARVRFGFTASESLVAERLARGLTVPQIALQLGISIETVRCHLKQAFVKAGVHRQAELVAVMLGG
- a CDS encoding porin family protein, producing the protein MLAALVAFAAQSAFAQDYARPGVYGQLGVVGAFLSDSDEAAVGASGRLGYRMTPNLALEGQVDYSGDFAGSSNVKLKSTLVTLNGKFFLMQEQIQPYLMAGVGGMFAKAGITGLGSGDESAFVAKVGGGLDFYFTENAAFNVESVYNIGTGDLSDLDYLGLSLGVSYRF
- a CDS encoding excinuclease ATPase subunit, which codes for MHLTTTLALALVWSLAAAPASARNTFHDLDVARAKAEGSGRENVLDVPVFMAGEVHAPIAQDLGVFPANRSTNAANKSDEKACQIAFLSALIALQSKARALGADSVVDVRSITKRRELESATQYRCVAGAFVASVALSGRMVKLAK
- a CDS encoding RluA family pseudouridine synthase encodes the protein MSRLCTPRMPAAPRTLEVTPEHAGARLDAFLADGLRVSRAEARRLLERGAVEVDARAVGLADKGAPLAAGQRVAVQRFAGRAHAEPIAQPELALPVLARGAGWLAVAKPAGMPVHPLDPGETGTALNFVAAKFPEIVGVGEAGLRSGVVHRLDVDTSGALLFATEQGRWEQLRGGFRAHRVEKVYRAIVHGGLSGSGELALPLAVAQHRPARVRVVAAGDPRSRHTRMTWRALERLRDATLVEARPATGFLHQIRASFAHLGHPLVGDSAYGAPASPHAKRHLLHAAYVAYRDVEARCPDAEDFAAALEAFAP
- a CDS encoding 2-isopropylmalate synthase; translated protein: MPSSARTRIQVMDTTLRDGEQTPEISYTPAEKLQLAQTLLEDVGVDRIEIAGTRVSEGEREAARQICAWAKKRDLLPRIEMLGYVDGTQSIDWLESTGGRVMNLLTKGSERHCLQQLRMPPEQHRKRIADVLAYARKRKVKMNVYLEDWSQGVKDSPDYVFSMMRTLVEHDVARVYLADTLGIQAPRDTARSVDLMVASWPDVHFEFHCHNDYGLATANCLAAVEAGARGVHTSVNGLGERAGNTRLAEVVAALHDHGPWKTGVNEKKLVAVSRLVEIATGKEVSANAPIVGADVFTQTAGIHADGDAKGDLYESRLAPARFGRQRAYALGKLSGKASIDQNLAKLGIELSTEARDAVLARVVELGDKKRKVMPEDLRFLIADVLKTPREQLMRVASYEVTVGSDATPSAHLTLAYGKQRATASATGDGGYDAFMKALAKAAKKFGLALPELRDFRVRIAPGGETDALVETIISWRGEGGAENWSTMGVDSDQLAAAVLATEKMLNQLLADHRRRS
- a CDS encoding class I SAM-dependent methyltransferase — protein: MLLKSLGLSPELHAYLVAHGTPPDAVQRELIAETAKLGPISIMQVAPEQGAFLTLIAKLIGAREAVEVGTFTGYSSLAIARGLAAGGRLLCCDVSHEWTALARKAWERAGVADRIELRIAPAAETLRALPETPRFDLAFIDADKVNYATYYEEILKRTRSGGLICVDNVLWNGAVIDASAQDENTRAIRAFNDTVAADTRVDCVMTPISDGLTLLRKK